The Amycolatopsis japonica nucleotide sequence TCATGGCACCGGATCTTCCGGCCACACCGAAGGAGAACCCAGATGAAGGCACGATCCCTGCTGATGGGCTTGGCCATGGCGGCTGCGGCCGTCTTCTCGCTTTCCGGCGTCGCGGCGGCGGCCGAGCCCACCGGAGGCGTCCAGCCGAACATCGTCGGCGGCGGCAACGCGACCCAGGTCTACTCGTTCATGGTGTCCCAGCAGTCGAGCTCCGGCAGCCACCAGTGTGGTGGCTCACTGATCAGCTCGACCTGGGTGGTCACCGCGGCGCACTGTGGCACGCCGTACCAGGTGCGGGTCGGCACCACGAACCGCACCAGCGGCGGTTCCGTCGCCCGCGTCGCCCAGCGCATCGCCCACCCGAGCGCCGACCTGGCGCTGCTGCGTCTCTCGACGGCGGTGTCGCAGGCGCCGGTCACGATCGCCGCTTCGTCCGGGGCCGTTGGCACCGCGACGCGGATCATCGGCTGGGGCCAGACCTGCCCCGTCCGCGGTGGTTGTGGCGCCCCGATCAACCTCCAGGAGCTGAACACCTCGATCGTCGCCGACACCCGGTGCAGCGGCATCAACGGCGCCAGCGAGATCTGCACCAACAACCCCAACGGCAACTCGGGCGCCTGCTACGGCGACTCGGGCGGCCCGCAGGTGAAGCAGGTCAGCGGTGTCTGGCAGCTGGTCGGCGCCACCAGCCGCGCCGGGAACAACAGCAGCACCTGCGCGACCGGGCCGTCGATCTACGTGGACGTCCCCTACTTCCGCAACTGGATCCGCACCAACTCCGGCGTCTGACCCGGTCCCCGCGTCGCCCCACCGCCCCCGGGGGCGACGCGGGCCCAGCCGGTTCAGCAAGGAACCGTGCGGTAGTTCGAAGAGCCGCTCCAGCAGCGCGACCGCCTTCAGGGAGTCGCACCGCTCGGGGCGGCTTCTTCCTGTCCGCCAGTAGCTCAAGGTCGCGACACTGATCCGGACTCCCTGCTGGGCGAGCCGGTGCCGGATCCGGTCGAGCCCGAGGCCGCTTTCCGTGATCGCCCGGTCCAGGGCGCGGGGGAAGGGGTCACCGGGCCGGCTGCGACGCCGCGTCACCGTCATGGACCCGAGCGTGGCGATCAGCGGGCGGCTAAACAATCCGGGCGGGACTAGGTGTACCTACCCAAGAAATCCGCCGACCTGCGTTTCGCGGGCTAAACGCGATCCGAAGCGGGGAAAAGCAGGTCAGGGGCGCTGCTGGCGAGTGAGGGCGTCGTCCGCGAGCACGGCCTCGGCCATCGCGGCCACATGCGGGGCGGCGGGCTGCGGCGGGGCGACGGGAGCGGGGGCGACGGCGGCCGCGCGGGCCTTCCGGCGCTGACGGAACACACCGAAGGCCATGCCGACGATGCCGAGTGCGACGGCGATCAGGCCGACCGGGCCCAACAGGCCGAACGCCATCTCCGAACGTGACGCCGACTCCGCGGCCGACGCCGGAACGGCGCCCGCGACGAGCAACGCGACCGGGATCGCGATGACCGCCGCGGCCCGGGCCGCGGGCACGGACGATCGCATCAGGAGATGAACTGGGTTCCGCACCGGAGTGCCTCCCGTGACGTGACATTGCCGAACCGGAACGCTAACCCGAACGAGTGAGCATTTCCAGGTTGCTGGTCAAAAAACTACCGAGCGTGTCAAGACCTGTGGGTTCTGATCAACTCGGGGCCCGAGACTAGCCCCTCACAGGGGGGATGTTTCGAGCACCCCTCGCCTCAGAGTTGTCATACGGGCAATCGGTTTCTGACAAAACCGGACAGGGGTTAGGCCATTCGGTTGTCGCACGCGGCCGAACAGGCACGATCCGACTTTCCCCGGTTGGTTTCTTGTGCGCAATGGTCTATACCTGTTGGCCATACCCCTTAAAAGGTATAGACCAATATCTCCCTGCATGGTCCCCTCGTACGAAGGAGCCACCGATGTCTCTTCGACGTATTCTCGCGGCGGTCGCCGCCACCTTCGCCGCCACCACGGTCGCCGTCGTCGTCCCGACCCAGTCCGCCTCCGCCGCGGACTGCGTGGCGCCGTGGAACGCGAGCTCGGTCTACTGGGGCGGCAACACCGCCTCCTACAACGGGCACAACTGGTCCGCGAAGTGGTGGACGCAGAACGAAACCCCAGGTACGGCGCAGGTCTGGGCCGATCAAGGCGCCTGTGGCGGCGGGACGACCAACCCGCCGAACCCGTCCGGCTTCGTGGTCAGCGAGGCGCAGTTCAACCAGATGTTCCCGAGCCGGAACCCCTTCTACACCTACAACGGCCTGGTCACCGCCCTCAGCGCGTACCCCGCCTTCGCGGGCACGGGCAGCGACACCGTGAAGAAGCAGGAAGCGGCGGCCTTCCTGGCGAACGTCAGCCACGAGACCGGCGGCCTGGTCCACATCGTCGAGCAGAACGAGGCGAACTACCCGCACTACTGCGACACGAGCCAGTCCTACGGCTGCCCCGCCGGCAACGCCGCGTACTACGGCCGCGGCCCGATCCAGCTCAGCTGGAACTTCAACTACAAGGCCGCCGGCGACGCGCTGGGCCTGCCGCTGCTGACCAACCCGTGGCTGGTGCAGAACGACGCGGCGGTCGCCTGGAAGACCGGCATCTGGTACTGGATGACCCAGAACGGTCCCGGCACGATGACCCCGCACAACGCGATGGTCAACAGCCGCGGCTTCGGCGAGACGATCCGCAGCATCAACGGGAGCATCGAGTGCAACGGCGGCAACCCCGCCCAGGTGCAGAGCCGCGTGAGCAAGTACCAGCAGTTCACGGGCATCCTCGGCGTCGACCCCGGAGGCAACCTGTACTGCTGATCCGCCCAGGGAGCTGAAGGGGCCCTTCGCCGCATGCCACGCGGCGAAGGGCCCCTTCAGTTTTCGTCGAGGGACGCCAGCAGCCGACGCAGCGAAGCGTCGAGGACGCCGAGATCCTCACCCAGCGGCGAGAGCAGCTTCGCGACGTTCGCCGTGTGCTCGGTCATCGCGGCGTCGACGACCTCGAAGCCGCGCTCGGTCAACGTGACCCGGAAGCTGCGCCGGTCTTCGGGATCGAGCGCCCGCTCGACCAGCCCCGCCGACTCGAGCCTGTCGATCCGGCTGGTCATCCCGGCCCTGGACATCATCAGGGTCGCGGACAGCTCGGACGGGATCAGCGTGTACGGCTTCCCGGAGCGCCTGAGCGCCGCGAGCACGTCGAACTCCCCCTGCTTCAAGCCGTGTTTCGCGAAGACGGCCTCGACCATCGGCGTGGTCAGCATCGTGACGCGACCGAGGCGGCCGGCGACCCCGATCGCGGTCAAGTCCAGTTCCGGTCGCTCGCGGTGCCAGGCGTCGACGACGGCGTCGATCGCGTCCGAGCTTCGTTGTTCACTCACGAACGCAGTCTATTCGACGGGAGATAGTTTGACAGCGAACTATCAGAAGTGGAACTATCGTGTCCATGACACAGCGCATCGAAACCCGCGAACCCGTCCTCGTCCGCGCCGCCGAAGCCGAGACCGTCGGCGCGGCCCCCACCCTCGTCACGTTGCTCGCCGACGTCTCGACCACGGGCGGAGTCATGAGCAGCGCGAGAACTCGGCTGGGCGTGGGCGCCAACGGCGCGGCACCGCACTACCACACCGGCTCGTCCGAGATGTTCTTCATGCTCGGCGGAAAGCTGGAAGTCCTTGTGGGAGAAGAGATCGTGACCGTTTCCGAAGGCGACATGCTCGTCGTGCCGCCGCTGACCACACACGCGTTCCGTGCGGCCGTGGACTCGGCGGCGGACGTCCTGATCGTGTTCATTCCCGGCGTCGAACGGTTCGACTACTTCCGGCTACTGGAGAAGGTCGGGCACGGCGAGGCGACCGTCCAGGATCTCTTGGACAGCCAGGAAAAATTCGACAACCACTTCGTCGAAAGTCCAGTGTGGACGGAGAGCGCGAAGTCCCGTCAGTAACCGCGCGGCGGGTATCCCGGCGGCGGATACTGCGGTGGGTACTGCTGTGGCGGATAGTGCTGCGGCGGGTGTCCCGGATATTGCGGCGGATACGGCGGCTGACCGTATTGCGGCGGGGGCGGGTACTGCGGCGGATACCCGGGGTTCTGCGGCGGGTACGGCTGTTGCGGATGGTAAGGCTGCGGCGGAGGCGGCGCGGCGGGCTGCCCACCGCCGCCGAGATGGAACGGCAGCAGCGACACCAGTTGCGCGAGCCTCCCGAGCGTGGAGAGCACGTCGTCCGGTTTGGTCCGGCCGAAGGTCGGATTCTCGACGTAGACCAGTTCCGCGCCCACCAGCGACCAGGTGTGCAGTTTCGACGACCGCATCGTGGCGGCGACCTGCGGCGTGAGCACGCCGACCGCGACGTTCGGGTCGGTGTCGATCAGCTTGTACCAGCGGTTGAACTTCCGGTCCGCGGTGGCGGGCTCCGGGTACTGATCGACGTCCCAGGCGGACTCGATACTCGACACGATCTGGAAGTTCGGCATCGGCGCGGGCAGGGTGACGACCCAGACCGTGTCGATCGAGATCGTGTCGAGCTCGTTGACCTTCTTGTTGGTCCACCGCGTGTGCACGCTCGTGACCGTCGGGCGGCGGTGATAGTCGAAGACGCTGAAGCGAAGCCCGTTGTACGCGCCGCTCAGGGCGCCGAACGCCATCCGCTTGTCGCCGCGCTGGTTGAACGGCAGGACCGTCCAGCGCTCCAGCAGGTTCGGCGCGTCCGGGCTGAACTCCCACCCGTACTGGCTGGACATCGCGTAGCGCTCGGCGTTGGTCGCCTCGACACGCCTGGCTTCGTTCGTCTCCATCGCAACCCCCGGATCTCCTGCGCGCAGGCTATCCGGAGTCCGGCGCGTGGTCGGAGCTAGGCATCCTGCAGCTGCCGCAGAACGTCGATCAACCCAGGAAGCCTTTCAGTGAGCACTTGCCACACCAAGGCATCATCGACCGTCGCGTAACCGTGGATGAGGATGTTGCGAAAGGCGACGATACGTCCGAGATCCGGCACCTGCGCCGCGAGGCCACTGTCCAATTTGGAAAGCCGATTCAGCGCCTCGCCGATGATTTCGAACTGACGCTCGACCGCCGAGCGCAGCATGGCGTTCGACCGGTAAGCGTCGAAGTCCGCGCCTTCACTGAACTTGATCAACAGGTCCGCCGCCCTCAGGGCGTCCCAAAGGTAAGCACGCGCATCACGCTGCATAGAGAAGCTCCCGGGTCTCCAACACTTGCTGCTTGAAGAACGGGTTGCGAATACTGGTCACACTGACGAGATCGACCGGGCGTCCCAGCACCCGCTCGAGACCTTCCTTCAGATCGAAGTAGGTCCCGAAATAGTCGAAGCCGGGCCCAGCATCGAACTCGACGAGCACGTCGACATCACTGGATCGCAAGTCGAACCTGTCACTCACAGCCGAGCCGAACAGATCGAGGCGGCGCACTGAGTGTGCTCGGCAAAGCTCTTCGATCTCACGCTTTTTGAGTTCGATCGACTCGTGCACGACCACCACCTCCTCCTGAGCATGATTGTGCCTGACCGGATCCCGGAGGTCACGGTGAAACCCATGACCTCCGGGATCACCAGCCGAGCCCTCAGATGCCGTACGTCGCCGTCACCGGCGCGTGGTCGGACCAGCGCTGGTCGTAGGCCTCGGCGCGCTCGACCACGACCGAGGTGCACCGCTCGGCCAGGCCGGGAGTGGCGATCTGGCAGTCGATGCGCCAGCCCGTGTCGTTGTCGAACGCCTTCCCGCGGTACGACCACCACGTGTACGGGCCGGGGCCTTCCGGATCGAGCTTGCGCTGCACGTCGACGTAGCCTGCCTCGCTGAACACGCGGCCGAGCCATTCCCGCTCCTCCGGCAGGAAGCCCGAACTCTTCTGGTTCCCGCGCCAGTTCTTCAGGTCGATCTTGTCGTACGCGATGTTCCAGTCACCCACGACGACGACTTCGCGGCCACCGGCCTCGGCCTTGGCGCGCAGGTCGACGAGGTACGGCAGGAACGCCGCCATGAAACGCTCCTTCTCGTCCTGGCGCGGTGTCCCGACGTCGCCGCTGGGCAGGTACAGGCTCGCGACGACGACGTTCGGCAGGTGGATCTCGGCGTAGCGGCCGCTGTCCTCGAATTCGGGCTCGCCGAAACCGATGCGGACCTCTTCCGGTTCCGCACGGCTGAAGAGCATGACGCCGTTGCGCCCCTTTTGCACCGACGGCGCGTGCACCACGTGCCAGCCTTCGGGCGCGGCGGCACCGGCCGGGAGCTCCTTGAGCTCGGCCCGGACCTCCTGGCAGGCGACGACGTCCGCCTTCGTCGAGCCCAGCCACTCGACGAAGCCCTTTTTCGCGGCGGCACGGAGGCCGTTGACATTCACAGTGGAGACGGTCAGCACCCTTCGCACGCTACCCGGGGGGTCCGACAGAATCGGCACTGGGAGACTGCGCGCATGAGCGAGCTGACCGTGCTGGGCAGCTGCGGCGCCTGGCCCGAACCCGGCCGGGCCTGCGCCGGCTTCCTCCTGGTCCACGAG carries:
- a CDS encoding S1 family peptidase, coding for MKARSLLMGLAMAAAAVFSLSGVAAAAEPTGGVQPNIVGGGNATQVYSFMVSQQSSSGSHQCGGSLISSTWVVTAAHCGTPYQVRVGTTNRTSGGSVARVAQRIAHPSADLALLRLSTAVSQAPVTIAASSGAVGTATRIIGWGQTCPVRGGCGAPINLQELNTSIVADTRCSGINGASEICTNNPNGNSGACYGDSGGPQVKQVSGVWQLVGATSRAGNNSSTCATGPSIYVDVPYFRNWIRTNSGV
- a CDS encoding glycoside hydrolase family 19 protein; translated protein: MSLRRILAAVAATFAATTVAVVVPTQSASAADCVAPWNASSVYWGGNTASYNGHNWSAKWWTQNETPGTAQVWADQGACGGGTTNPPNPSGFVVSEAQFNQMFPSRNPFYTYNGLVTALSAYPAFAGTGSDTVKKQEAAAFLANVSHETGGLVHIVEQNEANYPHYCDTSQSYGCPAGNAAYYGRGPIQLSWNFNYKAAGDALGLPLLTNPWLVQNDAAVAWKTGIWYWMTQNGPGTMTPHNAMVNSRGFGETIRSINGSIECNGGNPAQVQSRVSKYQQFTGILGVDPGGNLYC
- a CDS encoding MarR family winged helix-turn-helix transcriptional regulator yields the protein MSEQRSSDAIDAVVDAWHRERPELDLTAIGVAGRLGRVTMLTTPMVEAVFAKHGLKQGEFDVLAALRRSGKPYTLIPSELSATLMMSRAGMTSRIDRLESAGLVERALDPEDRRSFRVTLTERGFEVVDAAMTEHTANVAKLLSPLGEDLGVLDASLRRLLASLDEN
- a CDS encoding cupin domain-containing protein, with the protein product MTQRIETREPVLVRAAEAETVGAAPTLVTLLADVSTTGGVMSSARTRLGVGANGAAPHYHTGSSEMFFMLGGKLEVLVGEEIVTVSEGDMLVVPPLTTHAFRAAVDSAADVLIVFIPGVERFDYFRLLEKVGHGEATVQDLLDSQEKFDNHFVESPVWTESAKSRQ
- a CDS encoding HepT-like ribonuclease domain-containing protein, encoding MQRDARAYLWDALRAADLLIKFSEGADFDAYRSNAMLRSAVERQFEIIGEALNRLSKLDSGLAAQVPDLGRIVAFRNILIHGYATVDDALVWQVLTERLPGLIDVLRQLQDA
- a CDS encoding nucleotidyltransferase family protein — encoded protein: MHESIELKKREIEELCRAHSVRRLDLFGSAVSDRFDLRSSDVDVLVEFDAGPGFDYFGTYFDLKEGLERVLGRPVDLVSVTSIRNPFFKQQVLETRELLYAA
- a CDS encoding exodeoxyribonuclease III, which encodes MRRVLTVSTVNVNGLRAAAKKGFVEWLGSTKADVVACQEVRAELKELPAGAAAPEGWHVVHAPSVQKGRNGVMLFSRAEPEEVRIGFGEPEFEDSGRYAEIHLPNVVVASLYLPSGDVGTPRQDEKERFMAAFLPYLVDLRAKAEAGGREVVVVGDWNIAYDKIDLKNWRGNQKSSGFLPEEREWLGRVFSEAGYVDVQRKLDPEGPGPYTWWSYRGKAFDNDTGWRIDCQIATPGLAERCTSVVVERAEAYDQRWSDHAPVTATYGI